In Chitinophaga sp. HK235, a single window of DNA contains:
- a CDS encoding RagB/SusD family nutrient uptake outer membrane protein, producing the protein MKRYKLLSMALAAVVALAGCRKLDVDVESRYTPGNFPTNSASYAAAIGSVYAQLANSKSGDATYFMNGTGFSYATDYWMLQELCTDEAIIPARDGNWDDGGKYRFLHLHTWTGNLPFVISSWQWGFGGINITNNAMNLAKGLPEGTSRNTAVAELKTMRSLFYFFMMDSYGNVPILDAYPVPSPPETKPRKEVFAFIENTLKAALPDLPAKVDGSTYGRATKWMAYALLEKMYLNAEYYTGTPRYTDAVAMADSILTNAPYTLDADYSSIFKPENGPQIKETIFAIPYDANLIPGCHFTRFGLHPFLKAKFDLPDGFGPSIALSTIADFYAFFNQPNDVRNNTWLAGKQTNKDGSPNIVRTSTKTLDASYAGPDQPIDWEVTITPEMKLKPGGEGKLDVGNDLLAQLKGVRSIKFYPDKNINTSTRFQNNDVPVFRLADVLMMKAEAILRGAVPTTVKGELQTADVLVNKIRSRAGTTPVAGITLDDLLVERAREFAWEGWRRNDLIRFGKFEGKWGFKAQDNDVFRRVFPIPEIELALNPKLLRNPGY; encoded by the coding sequence ATGAAACGATATAAATTGCTGAGTATGGCCCTGGCGGCCGTGGTGGCCCTGGCAGGATGCCGCAAGCTGGATGTGGACGTAGAGTCCCGTTATACGCCGGGCAACTTCCCGACCAACAGTGCTTCCTATGCGGCTGCCATTGGCTCCGTATATGCGCAGCTGGCCAACTCCAAATCAGGCGATGCTACCTACTTTATGAACGGCACCGGCTTCAGTTACGCTACTGACTACTGGATGCTGCAGGAGTTGTGTACCGATGAAGCCATTATACCCGCCCGCGATGGTAACTGGGATGACGGCGGAAAATACCGTTTCCTCCATCTGCATACCTGGACAGGCAACCTGCCTTTTGTAATCAGCTCCTGGCAATGGGGCTTCGGCGGTATTAACATTACCAATAATGCGATGAACCTCGCGAAAGGGCTGCCGGAAGGTACATCCAGAAACACGGCGGTGGCTGAACTGAAAACCATGCGCTCCCTGTTTTATTTCTTTATGATGGACTCCTATGGCAACGTACCCATTCTGGACGCTTATCCGGTGCCTTCTCCGCCGGAAACCAAACCCAGAAAAGAAGTGTTTGCTTTCATCGAAAATACCCTGAAGGCTGCACTGCCCGACCTGCCGGCTAAAGTAGACGGTTCTACCTACGGCCGTGCCACCAAATGGATGGCTTATGCGCTGCTGGAAAAAATGTACCTCAACGCCGAATACTACACCGGAACACCTCGCTATACCGATGCAGTGGCCATGGCAGACAGCATCCTCACCAACGCACCTTATACGCTGGACGCTGATTATTCCTCCATCTTCAAACCGGAAAACGGCCCGCAGATAAAGGAAACCATCTTCGCCATTCCTTATGATGCCAACCTGATACCCGGCTGCCACTTTACCCGTTTTGGACTGCATCCTTTCCTGAAAGCCAAATTCGACCTGCCGGATGGTTTCGGTCCCAGCATAGCACTGAGTACCATCGCCGATTTCTACGCTTTCTTTAACCAGCCTAACGATGTGCGCAACAACACCTGGCTGGCCGGTAAACAAACCAACAAAGATGGTTCTCCGAACATTGTCCGCACCAGCACCAAAACCCTGGACGCTTCCTATGCCGGCCCCGACCAGCCTATTGACTGGGAAGTGACGATCACACCGGAAATGAAACTTAAACCCGGCGGTGAAGGAAAGCTGGATGTAGGAAATGATCTCCTTGCTCAGCTGAAAGGTGTACGTTCGATTAAATTTTATCCCGACAAAAACATCAATACTTCTACCCGCTTTCAAAATAACGATGTGCCCGTGTTCCGTTTGGCAGACGTGCTGATGATGAAGGCAGAAGCCATTCTGCGGGGTGCAGTGCCTACTACCGTCAAAGGGGAACTGCAGACAGCAGATGTGCTGGTGAATAAAATCCGTAGTAGGGCCGGTACTACACCGGTTGCCGGTATCACCCTCGATGATCTGCTGGTGGAACGCGCCCGCGAATTTGCCTGGGAAGGATGGAGAAGAAATGACCTGATCCGCTTCGGTAAATTCGAAGGTAAATGGGGCTTTAAAGCACAGGATAATGATGTGTTCCGTCGTGTATTCCCGATACCGGAAATAGAACTGGCGCTGAACCCCAAACTGCTGCGCAATCCTGGATATTAA
- a CDS encoding cysteine hydrolase family protein — protein MKRERIIIIDAQKDFVNPEGAYAQKHPGITQILDAKNRINNLLESLDKELFVIIRADYKPDQFENGVSMCIPNTPGHEIDIKADECFNMFTKTEHSAFSSEAFKEYAGANEIETLILTGFLAEYCVKQTALDALNAGYHVYLLEDCIGTGDDVQIRKELTLSELEQKGAKILNSRELLRIIK, from the coding sequence GTGAAGAGAGAAAGAATCATAATAATAGACGCACAGAAGGATTTTGTCAATCCTGAAGGGGCCTATGCCCAAAAACATCCGGGAATCACTCAGATACTAGACGCAAAAAACAGGATAAATAATTTACTGGAATCACTGGACAAAGAACTGTTTGTGATAATTCGTGCCGACTACAAGCCGGACCAGTTCGAAAACGGTGTGTCAATGTGTATCCCCAATACACCCGGTCATGAGATAGACATCAAGGCGGATGAGTGTTTTAACATGTTCACAAAAACAGAACATAGTGCTTTCTCTTCGGAAGCGTTTAAGGAATACGCTGGAGCCAATGAAATTGAAACACTGATACTAACCGGATTTTTAGCCGAGTATTGTGTGAAACAAACTGCGCTGGATGCATTGAATGCAGGCTACCATGTTTATCTGTTGGAAGATTGTATTGGAACCGGAGATGATGTTCAGATAAGAAAGGAACTTACCCTGTCAGAATTGGAGCAGAAAGGTGCAAAAATTCTGAATAGCAGGGAGCTCCTTCGTATCATAAAATAA
- a CDS encoding AsmA-like C-terminal region-containing protein: protein MKAGKKFIRVVLISLTGLLLLTGIAAGILYSQQQRLTQLAIAELNKRFAGELVLEKSSISPFSNFPYVSIALHKVRFYANKKMDGKPLYQVEKLYAGFSLIDILQQHYQVRIVVLSNGNVHIARAVDGEVDLIKAHAFKTDATPTPADSSKGLSLDLKKVILKNIDITYLDAVSGWNVVSHIDKIKTSFKMEGDRMAIQTDGQLQLDITSKTDTVLFRHRKVAMDLQGDYLPSKNQINISPSNIKLENASLSLQGSVILDKENYVDLKLKGDRPDLNLLFALVPNDIAAMLEKYHRDGRIFFDGAVKGKVGRNEMPAISVNFGCENVWFQNKHIDRKLDSLGFRGYYTNGNEHSLKTSELHLLNINAKPGKGVFRGNFVMKDFTDPQIVMQIYSELDLRFVGEFLGIKDLEQIQGQIALNMNFKELVDIHLPEQQLAKLKEGVQSELTVSNLEFRIPNYPLPVRKMNLHAQLKNGSLQLDSVAFRIGNSDISASGSISDLPAIFHKQQKPVAVTFKASSNMIRPGELLLADSTHQVLRQEVISGFNIGLALETSVQELLHPNPLPRGTFKLTHLNAGFKQYPHALHDFSADIMINDTSLRVRNFSGNIDSSGFVFKGRLNNYPLWFTKIKKGRTELAFDLQSDRIAVNDLIGPRGRQFIPQGYWYEEAGKLWLRAKLNMRYDTVFKRVDAHIANISGTLKQHPIQLENIKGRIRYGTNRYLVVDTLTGKIGSSDFDMNLKLYAGPDKKGNPRSNFFSFNSKFLHVDELMNYDFTDHTPAAAPQKATTVRENDSLHAAGYNIFKTPFTDFDAQVNIGKIRYRKLWLKEVVASVHMQKDQRIRVDTISVRMAGGHIGMRGTFNAQDPNKLYFRSGIRLDTVDMTKMLMKFDNFGQDFVLNNNLKGKLTGHIRSNVRLHPDLTPVLSETTAKMDIEIHNGTLIDFGPMQAMSAYFKDKNLRMVRFDTLRNKLTFKNGVLDIPNMNINSSIGYIEVSGNQSLDMQMNYYLRVPMRMVTSVGFQALFGRKQEEVDPQQVDAIENVEKGKKGRFMHLRISGTPDKYNIGLGKAKKKA from the coding sequence ATGAAAGCAGGAAAAAAATTTATCAGAGTGGTGCTGATCTCCCTGACAGGATTGCTGTTATTGACCGGTATTGCAGCCGGTATTCTGTACAGTCAGCAACAGCGGCTAACCCAACTGGCAATAGCCGAGCTGAACAAACGATTTGCCGGTGAGCTGGTGCTGGAAAAAAGCAGCATTTCGCCTTTCAGCAACTTTCCTTATGTATCTATAGCCCTACATAAAGTCCGTTTTTATGCCAATAAAAAAATGGATGGGAAGCCCCTGTACCAGGTAGAGAAGCTGTATGCCGGCTTCAGTTTAATTGATATTCTGCAACAGCATTACCAGGTGCGGATTGTAGTGTTGTCTAACGGTAACGTACATATTGCCAGGGCCGTCGACGGAGAGGTAGACCTGATCAAGGCACATGCCTTCAAGACAGATGCCACCCCCACTCCTGCCGACAGCAGCAAAGGGCTTAGCCTGGACCTGAAAAAAGTAATCCTTAAAAATATTGACATTACTTACCTGGATGCGGTTTCAGGTTGGAACGTGGTGTCTCATATCGACAAGATCAAAACTTCCTTCAAGATGGAAGGAGACCGCATGGCGATACAGACAGACGGACAGCTGCAGCTGGATATCACCAGCAAAACGGACACCGTATTGTTCCGCCACCGGAAAGTAGCCATGGATCTGCAGGGCGACTATCTCCCCAGTAAAAACCAGATCAACATCTCCCCCAGTAATATCAAACTGGAAAATGCCAGTCTTTCCCTGCAGGGCAGTGTTATCCTTGATAAAGAAAATTATGTAGACCTCAAGTTAAAAGGTGACCGGCCCGACCTCAACCTGCTTTTTGCCCTGGTGCCCAATGACATTGCGGCCATGCTGGAAAAATACCACCGTGACGGCCGTATTTTCTTCGACGGTGCTGTAAAAGGTAAAGTGGGTAGAAATGAAATGCCAGCCATATCTGTCAATTTTGGCTGTGAAAACGTATGGTTCCAGAATAAACATATAGACCGCAAGCTGGATTCATTGGGGTTCCGCGGATACTATACCAATGGCAACGAACATTCCCTGAAGACTTCTGAACTGCATTTGCTCAACATCAACGCCAAACCCGGCAAGGGTGTATTCAGGGGCAATTTTGTGATGAAGGATTTTACCGACCCGCAAATTGTGATGCAGATATATTCTGAACTGGACCTTCGTTTTGTTGGTGAGTTCCTGGGTATCAAAGACCTGGAACAGATTCAGGGCCAGATAGCACTTAACATGAACTTCAAGGAGCTGGTAGACATTCACCTGCCGGAGCAACAGCTGGCCAAATTAAAAGAAGGTGTACAAAGTGAACTAACGGTCAGCAACCTGGAGTTCCGCATCCCCAACTATCCCCTGCCTGTGCGTAAAATGAACCTGCATGCGCAGTTAAAAAACGGCAGCCTGCAGCTGGACTCTGTTGCTTTTCGTATAGGCAATTCCGATATAAGCGCCAGCGGATCTATCAGTGATCTGCCGGCCATCTTCCACAAACAACAGAAGCCGGTGGCTGTTACCTTTAAAGCCAGCAGCAATATGATCCGTCCGGGAGAGCTGTTGCTGGCCGACAGCACCCACCAGGTACTGCGCCAGGAAGTGATCTCCGGTTTTAATATCGGGCTGGCGCTGGAAACTTCGGTACAGGAACTGCTTCATCCTAATCCTTTGCCCAGAGGCACTTTCAAGCTCACTCATCTGAATGCAGGTTTTAAACAATATCCGCATGCCCTGCATGATTTCAGCGCAGACATCATGATCAATGATACCAGCCTGCGGGTACGTAACTTCTCCGGAAATATCGACAGCAGTGGTTTTGTTTTTAAGGGAAGGCTCAACAATTATCCGCTTTGGTTTACCAAAATCAAAAAGGGCAGAACAGAACTGGCTTTCGACCTGCAGTCGGACCGTATTGCCGTCAACGACCTGATAGGCCCACGTGGCAGGCAGTTTATCCCACAGGGCTACTGGTATGAAGAAGCCGGCAAACTGTGGTTGCGCGCCAAACTGAACATGCGTTATGATACCGTGTTTAAAAGAGTGGACGCACATATTGCCAATATATCCGGCACGCTGAAGCAACACCCTATACAGCTGGAGAATATCAAGGGAAGAATACGGTATGGCACCAACCGTTACCTGGTAGTGGACACCCTCACCGGCAAAATCGGCAGCAGCGACTTTGACATGAACCTGAAACTGTATGCAGGCCCCGACAAGAAAGGAAATCCGCGCAGCAACTTCTTCAGCTTCAATTCCAAATTCCTCCATGTGGATGAGCTGATGAATTATGATTTTACCGACCATACACCGGCTGCCGCTCCCCAAAAAGCTACTACCGTCCGTGAAAATGACTCCCTGCATGCAGCAGGCTACAATATCTTTAAAACACCTTTCACCGACTTTGATGCACAGGTCAACATCGGCAAGATCCGTTACCGCAAGCTGTGGTTGAAAGAAGTGGTGGCTTCGGTACATATGCAGAAAGACCAGCGTATCCGGGTAGATACGATCTCTGTACGGATGGCAGGCGGGCATATTGGCATGCGCGGCACCTTCAATGCGCAGGACCCCAACAAACTTTATTTCAGAAGCGGCATACGGCTGGATACCGTGGACATGACGAAGATGCTGATGAAGTTTGACAACTTCGGTCAGGACTTTGTGCTCAACAACAATCTGAAAGGTAAACTGACCGGGCATATCAGAAGTAATGTGCGGCTGCATCCCGATCTTACACCGGTGCTGAGTGAGACCACCGCCAAAATGGATATTGAGATCCACAACGGCACGCTTATAGACTTCGGGCCTATGCAGGCCATGTCGGCTTACTTTAAGGATAAGAACCTGCGTATGGTACGCTTTGACACCCTGCGTAACAAACTGACTTTTAAAAACGGCGTATTGGACATTCCCAACATGAATATCAATTCTTCCATCGGTTATATTGAGGTGTCCGGCAATCAGTCACTGGACATGCAGATGAACTATTACCTGCGTGTTCCCATGCGGATGGTCACTTCAGTGGGTTTTCAGGCGTTATTTGGCCGTAAACAGGAAGAAGTGGATCCTCAGCAGGTAGATGCCATCGAAAACGTGGAAAAAGGCAAAAAAGGCCGTTTTATGCATCTGCGTATTTCCGGCACTCCGGACAAGTATAACATCGGATTGGGTAAAGCGAAGAAAAAAGCCTGA